The window CGGCTCGAACGGCCTTCAAGTAGGCCGCCCGTGCCTCGTTATCAGCAGAGAGGTTTTTAGCACCCCATGAAAAGTGCTCCTGACCGAAGAGCTTTTCTACGATAACATCGCCCATGAATCGACTGTGTCGCCCGTTGCCGTTTGGGAAGCAATGTATACTGACAATGTGGTGTTTGAATCGAATGGCGAGCTCATCAGGCGTATACGTATTGTGTTCTACCCAATAAAGGGCATCATCGAGTAGTTTTTTGAGTTCTACGGAGATCTGGTGCTTATCGACTCCCAAATTCTTGTTCGTAGTTCGAAAAATTCCGGCCCACGACCATACGGTGCCAAACATCCGTTTGTGAACTTCGCAAACGAACCTTTCCGAGAACACTTGTTCTGGTGTGAAGTTCCTACTCATTGCCCATTGCAAGGCATCCTCGATGTTCTGCTGCTCAAACTCGTTTAGCTCGGCTTGAGTAGCAATCGTGCTTATGAGCAAGCCCTCTTGCTCGTCCTCATCAATGGGTGTTTGGCCCATTATGTATTTGAGTCCTAATCCCACAGCATTCTCGGCATTTCGTCCTTGATGATAGCGGCACGTTCATCAATGGCCTTTTTGAGTCGACGTTTCGAATTCTCTTGATCCTCGAGCCTCATGTTGCCGGACGTTCTCAAAACGATCTCCTTCGCCAAATCAAGGGCTTTACGCTCGATCAACTTATCGATACTACCGTCCTTTGGAGCTAAACCATAAACCAATTCCATATCCAGAGCATGAGCGGCTTCTCGAAGACTTTTAAGCGTAACGCTGCCTTTCTGCTCGCGAATCTCCATATCCCGAACACTTTGCTTGGTGATCGACAACTTATCGGCGAGCTGCTGAAGGGACATGCCTAAGGTCACGCGCACGGCTTTGATCCATCCCGTAGGCGGAACAGCGATTTGGTTTGCCTTGGAAAACACCTTTAACTTTGCTTCGAGCTGATTCAGCTGTAGTTTATTTATTTCCATTTCGTAAGTCTTTAGATTGACTATATAACAACAAAAATAAGCTTATTATATTAATTCAATGAATAATAATAAGTTTTTATATTTACATTTATAGCAATAAAGTGAGCATATAGTATTACGACTAAAAATCAACAGGGTTAGACTTCGAACAGTTGAGCCAATCGCTACGCGAGTCAACCCGGACTCCGAGAGTTCAGGCCTTACGGATCAGGTTTTTCAATTCAGGTCTCGCTGCGCGAGATCAGCTCGTTTCCGAAATGGTGTGTGAGCTTTAATTCAAAGTAGGGGGTTTCCTGATTGCGCATCGCGTAACCTGATTTTCCTGAGGCAAACCTGAATCTTCGATCCTGATTTCGGCTTTGTCTAAACCCTACTAAAGCAAATTTGCTGCATACGCCGCCATCTCTTCCCCATTATGCCCAACATTCGGCACGGTGCGGTACTCCCAATTGAACAGGTAGCCGCCGTCCGAGGCAATGCTCGACGATTCGGTGAAGAAATACCGGGCCCGCTGGAGTCCCCGGGCATCGGCGCCCGGGGTGTGGCGTAAACTCGGTGCATTGAGATCGGTGTCATTAGCCCCACAAATAACGTAGACCTCGCGGCCGAAGTAGTTGTTGGGAGGTTCGGTCGCGGCCGAACTTACACCTAAGCCGTAGGGAAATTCAATACTGGGGTCGGGCACGCAATACCGGCCCGCAGCACTCGATACGAGCCGGTTGAAGTGGCACTCGGGCTGAAAAAGCAAGTAGCGGTGGATCATTTGTGCACCAGCGCTGTGGCCGAAGACATCGTACCGCATTAGTGTTTCCTGTGAGGTCTTTGAACTCCTCGAAGATCGGGTCGATGGCCGAAAAGGTCCAGTCGTCTTCGGGGTTCAGCGTGCTCGGGGTCGGGTTACGAGCTGCTTCAGTACGATTCGCGAATTCGGGATTTTCATCGACGGAACCGTTCGCTTACCTCGAGGCATACCAACGGCGATGGACTCAACGTTTTGTTTTTCGGCCCGACTACGGCGGGTTCAAGTACGGCGGCCGTTTGGACTTTTTGCCCTTTGGGCTCTTTACCAACATGAGCCAATACCACGAGGTC of the Candidatus Poribacteria bacterium genome contains:
- a CDS encoding mobile mystery protein B; this encodes MGLGLKYIMGQTPIDEDEQEGLLISTIATQAELNEFEQQNIEDALQWAMSRNFTPEQVFSERFVCEVHKRMFGTVWSWAGIFRTTNKNLGVDKHQISVELKKLLDDALYWVEHNTYTPDELAIRFKHHIVSIHCFPNGNGRHSRFMGDVIVEKLFGQEHFSWGAKNLSADNEARAAYLKAVRAADRGDFKPLLTFARS
- a CDS encoding mobile mystery protein A, translated to MEINKLQLNQLEAKLKVFSKANQIAVPPTGWIKAVRVTLGMSLQQLADKLSITKQSVRDMEIREQKGSVTLKSLREAAHALDMELVYGLAPKDGSIDKLIERKALDLAKEIVLRTSGNMRLEDQENSKRRLKKAIDERAAIIKDEMPRMLWD